The following DNA comes from Terriglobales bacterium.
CTCAATGTCGCCGCCATCGTCAAACTTCGGCCGGCAATAGTTCCGCACCGCGGCCACATGCGCGAAAGCAGCCAGCAGGTCGGCCTCGGCAATGGCCAGCGCGGTTTGCCGAATCCGTCGCGCCTCGGTGGCGATGGCCCCCCGCAGCTCGGTAAACAGCCGTCGCTCGATCTCGACGATCTTTTCCTGGGCGTCGAGGATCTTGGCTTCGTACTCTTTCAGCTCGGGCGTGGTGAAACGCTCGGCATTCACCAGCGTCTGTTTGCGCTCGTAGTCCTGCGGCGCCAGGTGCTGGTTGGCCTTCGAAATCTCCAGGTAGTAGCCGAAGACAGAGTTAAACTTTACCTTTAAGGAAGCGATTCCCGTGCGCTGCCGCTCGCGCTGCTCCACCTGCGCCAGATATTGCTTGCTGTTGCGGCTCAGGTCGCGCAACTCGTCGAGCGCGGCGTCCACACCGCTGCGAATCACGCCGCCATCGGCAAAGCTCAGCGGCGGCTCGGGCACGATGGTGGTATCAATGCGGTGCCGCAGGTTCGCCAGTTCATCCAAAGCCGCATGTAGGCTGCGCAGCCGCTCCGCCGAGAGCTGTCCCAGCGCCGCCTTCACCGCCGGAATTTTCGCCAGCGACGCAGCCAACGCCAGCACGTCGCGCGGGTTTGCGGTTTCAAGGGTCACCCGGCTCAACAGTCGCTCCAGGTCGAGAATTCCCTGCAGCGCCCGGCGCATGTCTTCCCGGGCGACCGTGTCCTTCACCGCGGCTTCCACGGCGTCCAGCCGGCCATTGATCTCGGATACATCAACCGAGGGCCGTAGCATCCAGGCGCGCAGCAGGCGCTTGCCCATGGGCGTGACCGTCGCATCCACGGCGCGGAACAGAGTTACGCCATCCGCCGCGCCCGCGAACAACGGCTCCGTCAGCTCCAGGTTGCGCACCGTCACCGCGTCCAGCACCAGGCAATTCTGGCGCTCATAAAACCCGATGCGATCAATGTGGTCGAGCGTGCCGCGCTGGGTGCTGCGGGCGTAGTGCAGGATGGCGCCTGCCGCGGTCGCCGCCGCCGGCTTCCCGGCCAGGCCAAAGCCCTCGAGCGAGAGCACTCCAAAATGATTTTCTACTAACGGAATGGCATGATCGGGCGCGAAGATCCAGTCATCCAGCGGCGTCTCCGCCCAGCTGACGATGCCATCGCCCGCCATGCGGGGCAGAGAAGCGGGCGCAGTCTTTTGCCGCGCTTGAGGGTTTCCATTCCTGACTGGCGACACCTCAAACAGCGGCGCCGAGGACCCAAACAGCAGCTCGCGCGGGCGCAACTGCTGCAGCTCGTCCCGGATGCGGCGCTCGGCGTCGGCGCCCTGAAACTCGGTTGCCCGGAACTCGCCGGTTGAGAGGTCGAGCGCGGCAAAACCCACCGCATTCCCCACCTTGGCCAGCGCGGCCAGAAAATTGTTTTCTTCGGAACCAAGTGACGAATCGGCCGCCGTTCCCGGCGTGACCACCCGCGTCACCTCGCGCCGTACTAGCTTTTTGGCCAGGCGCGCGTCTTCCATCTGGTCGCAAATTGCTACCTTGAAGCCCTTGCGGATCAGCTTGGAGATGTACCCCTCGGCGCTGTGGTAAGGCACACCGCACATGGGCACCGCATTGCCCTTTTCCTTATTGCGCGCCGTCAGCGTGATCTGCAGCTCGCGGGCCGCCACAACGGCGTCTTCGAAGAACAGCTCGTAAAAATCGCCCAGCCGGAAGAAAAGCAACGCCTGCGGGTGCTCTTTTTTTATGGCGGTGTACTGCCGCATCAACGGCGTGGAAGGCTCGGTCATCTGCACCGGAGTAGGTGGCCGGATTATAACAAAGCCAGCTGTGGGAACTCGCCACACTTTGGTAGCTGCCAACCCCGCGGTTGACTCTAGCTCGCGGCGGTGGTTTCCTACAGTGCATGGAACTGCGCAAGGACCCCATCACTCGCTCCTGGGTGATCACCGGAGACGCTCCCGATGCGCCCCGCCGCGAGGAGCGCTTCTGCCGCTTCTGTCCCGATGCGCCCTCGCAGCCGCAAGTAGTTTCCTCCATGCCTTCACTCGACGGCGGCCCCTGGTCGGCGCGCGCCGTGGTGCATCCCGCGCCGCTCTACCGGGTGGAGGGAGATCCGCAACGGCGCGGAGAGGGCATCTACGACCGCATGTCTTCGGTGGGGGCCCATGAGGTGCTAGTGGAGAACGTTCGTCATGATCGCCATTTGTGGCGGGCCAGCGATGCCGAAATCGAGCGCTTCCTGGTCCTGGCCGGACAACGCATCCAGGACCTAAAACGCGACCAGCGTTTCAAATACGTCAGCATCTTCAAGGATTACGGCAATGTTGCCGGCCAGGAGTTCGAGCACCCCACCTCGCAACTCACCGGCACCACCTTCGTTCCCCGCCGTGTGCTCTACGAGCTGCGCGCCAGCCGCGACTATTACGGCCAAAAAGAGCGTTGCGTCTTCTGCGACATCCTGGCGCAGGAGGAGCGGCAAGGGGTGCGCATCATCGAAACTCGCGGCGACTACACCGCTCTTTGTCCTTACGCCCCGCGTGTTCCCTATGAAACCTGGATCGTGCCCCGCTTCCACGAAGCCGCCTTCGAGCGCGCGGCCCTGGTTCGGCCAGGGGCGTTGCTCGATCTTGCCACCCTCTTGCGCCGGACCTTGGACCGCATTCGCTCCATCACCGAGGACTTCCATCTGGTCCTGCACACATCGCCCAATAGTTTGCATGAGTCCAGCAGCTTGGAGTATTGGAAGACCATCGACGAGGACTACCACTGGCACATCGAGATCATGCCCATCATCGCCAGCAAGGCCAAGTCCTACACCTTCAAAGAGGTGTATTACAGCCCGCTGAGCTCGGAAACCGCCGCCCAGCGCCTGCGCGAAGCTTCTGCGGGAGCCTGACTTCAATGAACTCCATCGGCAACCCTCGCCGCATGAAGACCTACACCGGGCAGATGGGATACGTTTACCAGTACTACTTTGTCGGCAAGCGTCCCGCTCTGGCCGATGCTCCCGAAGCGCCCGCCACGGAATACATCTTCGACGTCACTCCCGATCGCAAGACCACTTACGCGGTGAGCATTTTCCTGCGCGACGCTGCCCTCGAATCCTGGCGTGCCGCCCACGGCCGCAATTTAAGCGACACCGAGCAATACGCCGCCGCCAAGATGCGCCTGCTGCGCGGCTTCGACGAGATCGAAAACTTGAAAAAAGATAGCCGTCGCTTGTCCGTGGACGCCACGAACATCGACGAGCTGCTGGCAGACTTGCGCCTGGAATGAAACCTTCTTTTGTCATTCCTGTGAGAGCGCTGACTGAAAACTCGAAGCGCTAACGAATGGACCTTTTGACTTGCACACCGCCTTGAGCCCAGCGGACGGTCTTAACTTTTCTTGCTCGCTGCGCAGGCGCGCGCGAGATGGCGAGCCCACGCTATCTCGCCGGCGACACGCCTGCCACGGGAGGTCTGAATGAGCTGTCGGGAGACAGTCAGCAGGTCCCGGCTGGTGTCCAGCAGAAGGCGGGACTTCACCACCCTGGTTAACGGCTTCCAGTTCAAGGCCAGCATGTCAGATAGGATGCTACAGCTGGAACCTATGATAGTCCTCTCTCCCGTACTATCCAACCCTGCCGCAGTCCTGAAACCGACCTTCCCAGCACCTGAGGCTGCTTAAACTCTCGTTTCCCCTGGGCGGGCAGAATATAATCGCTACTGCACAAAAATAGAGACACCTGCCCGTGACTCAAATAGGCGGGCTTGGACGTGCGGCTCCTGGTATGCCTCTTCTCTGGTTGCGAGTAGCGGTGGTTTTCTACGCCATGGGAATGGTGTACGCGCTCCTTCTGCTGACCCGGCGCAGCGACCTGCTGGCTCGCCTCGCGCTGCCCGCCGTGGCGCTCGGCATGGTCTTCCACTTCGTCTCCCTCACCGAGACCGCCCTCCTCGAGCGCCAGCTCACCTTGGCATCGCTGCACAATTCCGAGTCGCTGTTGGCCTTTGTCATCATTCTGTTCTTCATGATCGTCTACGCCCGCTACCGCACCAGCACACCCGGAATTGTGGTCTTTCCCCTGGTGTTCCTCCTCACCTTTGCCGCGGCCATGAGCCAGCAGGAGATCCTGCTCTCCACCCCGTTCGTGCGCAGCGGCTGGATCTTCCTCCACATCGCACTTATCTTTATTGGCTACGCCGCGCTCTTCCTCAGTTTTGCCGCCAGCCTGCTCTATCTGATTCAGGAGCGCACCCTCAAGGCCAAGCAGCCCAGCGGCATCCTGGGGCGTCTGCCGGCCCTGCAGACCATCGACGAGATCGGCTATCGCTCGCTGCTTCTGGGATTCCCGTTTATGACCTTGGGCCTGATGGCGGGCTCCGTGGTCGCCCAATCGAAATATGGCGCCATGTATTTCCACGATCCCAAAATTGTTCTGTCCCTTCTGATGTGGGCGGTGTACGTGGTCCTGCTCTATACCCGCTGGAGTTCCGGATGGCGCGGCCGCCGCGCCGCCTATCTCGCCACCTGCGCCTTTGCCGCCGCCGTGATTGCCTGGGCAGCAAATTACTTCAGCGCGGTGCATGGGTTCGTCTCGCCATGAGCTTCCTTCTGCTCGGCGTCAACCACAACACCGCACCGGTGGAGGTACGGGAGCGGCTGGCTGTTCCCGAATCACGACTGCCGGAGGCCATGCGGCGGCTCGCCCACTCTCCCGGCGTCGAAGAGGGCCTGGTCCTTTCCACCTGCAATCGTGTCGAGCTGCTGGTCAGCGCCAAAAACGGCAGCACCGACTTGCGTGCCTTCCTGCGCGAATTCTTTGAGCTTGATCCTGCGGTTTATGCCAGCCACCTTTACGAACTCCGCGAAGGTGAGGCCATTCGCCATCTCTTCCGCGTAGCTTCCAGTCTGGATTCCATGGTGGTGGGCGAGCCGCAGATCCTCGGCCAAGTGAAGGAAGCCTATGCCATGGCCCGGGCGGTGGGCGCCATTCACTCGCATCTGGATGCGCTGCTGACGCGCTCCTTTGCGGTTGCCAAGCGCGTGCGCAGCGAAACTGCCGTGGGCTCGTCGGCGGTTTCAGTGGCCTCGGTCGCCGTGGAGCTGGCAAAAAAAATCTTCGGCTCGCTGCACGGGCGCGCAGTTTATCTGGTGGGCGCCGGCAAGATGAGCGAACTGGCGGCGCGACACCTGGTGGCGCACGGCGCTGCCAGCATCTTCGTCGCCAACCGCACCTACCAGCACGCCCAGGAGCTGGCAGCCAAGTTCGGCGGGCAGGTGATGCTTTTTGAGCAACTCTATGAGACCGCGGATCGCGCTGACATCGTCATCACCTCTACCGGCGCGCCCCACGCCATCTTCCGCCGCGAGCATGGCGAGCTCTTCCTCATGCGCCGCCGCAACCGGCCGATGTTCTTTATTGATATCGCCGTGCCTCGGGACGTGGACCCCGAAATCAACAAACTCGACGGCATCTTCGTTTATGACATTGACGATCTGCAGTCGGCCGTAGCCTCGCATGTCGCCGACCGGCGCAAAGAGGCCGAGCGCGCCGAAGCCATCGTCGATGCCGAAGTCGAGCGTTTCCAGGCGCGCCTGAAGACCGTTGATGTGGTTCCCACCATCGTTTCTTTGCATGATCATCTCGAGACCATCCGGCAGGCAGAGATTGACCGCGTCCGCGGACGGCTCGGCCCGCTCAGCCCGGAACAGGAGATGGCCATCGAGACCCTCACTCGCGGCATCGTCAACAAAGTCCTGCACACTCCCATCAGCGCTCTGAAAACCGCCGCCCGCGACCCGCAGGCGACCACCCTCATCGAGTTGGTACGAAAGCTGTTTAATCTGCAGGAAGAGAGTCAGGCCCGCGCCACCGCGGCGAGCAGGTCGGAAACCAGCAAACGATCAGGGACGGATTCCTGAATGGCGACGCTGCGCATCGGGTCGCGCGGCTCGCAGCTCGCGCTCTGGCAGGCCAACCATGTCGCCGACCAGCTGCGCCAGCGCGGGCATCAGGTTGAGATCGAGGTCATCCATACTACCGGCGACAAAGTCATCGAGATTCCCCTGGTGAAAGTGGGCACCAAGGGCATGTTCACCAAGGAGATCGAACAAGCGTTGGTGGAAGGCCGAGTGGACCTGGCGGTGCACAGCCTGAAAGACCTGCCCACAGATTTGCTGCCAGGATTTGAGCTGGCGGCAATCACTCCTCGCGAGGACCCCCACGACGCGTTCGTCTCCCAGAAGTTCAACCGCTTCGCGGACTTGCCCAAAAATGCTCGCGTGGGCACCAGCAGCCTGCGTCGTGAGGCGCAAGTCAGGGCTTTGCGCCGCGATCTCGAGGTTCGTCCTCTGCGCGGCAACGTTGACACTCGCTTGCGCAAGCTGCAATTCAGCGAATACGACGCCATTATTCTTGCCGCCGCAGGCTTGCGGCGGCTGGCCCACACCGGGATGTTGCGCGAAATATTCTCCGCCGAGGTGATGTGTCCGGCGGCCGGGCAGGGCGCGCTGGCCATCGAGGTCCGCGCCGGAGACGCTGCCGTGCGCGAACATCTCGTCTTCCTGGATGACCCCGCTGCCCGCGCCACAACCTCTTGTGAACGGGCGCTGCTGCGACGACTCGGCGGCGGATGCCAGGTTCCCATTGGGGCCCTGGCGGAGATGCGCGGTAAGCAATTGCTCCTCCGTGCCGTGGTCGCGCGGCCGGATGGCTCCCGCATTCTTCGCGAGGCGCAGACCGGAAGTGACGCCGAGAAACTGGGCGACGCCGTCGCGCAGGCGCTTTTGCGCGCAGGGGCCGACGCCATCCTGCAGGAAATTTACGGCTTGGCCGCCGCGACCCCGCAACAACCGTGACCCAACTTTGTCTTCTGGAGCGCCAGCGAAGGACCTGCTTGTGAGTGTCATCCCGAGCGTAGCGAGAGACGTAGGTCTTAAAATGAACCATCTGCACGGCCGCCGAATTCTTGTCAGCCGGGCTCGCGAGCAGGCCAGTGAGCTCTCATCCAAACTGCGGGCTTTAGGCGCGGAAGTCCTGGAAATTCCATTCATCGAAATTCGGCCGCCGCGTTCCTTTCAAAAACTCGACAACGCTCTGCGCCGAATCCAACAATACGACTGGCTCATCCTCACCAGCGTCAACGGTGTGAAGGCTCTATTTACAAGGCTGGAACAGCTTGCCATTGCGCCGCAGCAGATACGAGAGTTGCAGATTGCCGCCATCGGCCCGGCGACCAGGGCCGCGATCGAGCAGCAGGGGCTGAAAGTGACAGTTGTGCCGCAAGAATATGTCGCTGAATCCGTGGTGCGCAGCCTGCGCGCAAAAGTTCGCGGCAAACGAGCCCTGCTGGTGCGGGCCAAAGTTGCTCGCGATGTGATCCCCCGGCGGCTACGCGAGGCCGGTGCAAAAGTTGACGTCGTCGAGGCCTACGAAACCATCGCCCCCAAGAAATCTGCCGCTGAACTCAAAAGAGTCCTGGCAGATCCCGCCCACGCCCCGCACGTGATCACCTTCACCAGTTCCTCCACTGCCAGGAATTTTCTGGCCCTGCTCGGCGCCCGAGCGAACCGGTCCGTCTTGGATGGAATAAAGCTCGCCTCCATCGGTCCCGTCACCTCCGCTACTCTGCGCGATCTCGGCCTGCGTGTAGACATCGAGGCCCGCGAGTTCACGATGCAAGGACTGGTCAAGGCGATAGCCGCATCCTAGTGGCTACTCCTTCAGTGTGCACCCGCAATCTGCCGGTGGAACATGCGCCTTCACAAAATCCCCAATGCGCTTCCACGAATCAATCTGATTTTCTACCCGCGAAAATCCGTGCCCCTCGTCTTCGTAGATCTTCAACTCCACCACGCCGCCGCGTTTCTTGATGGCATCCGCCACCTGCTGCGATTCCGATTTCGGACAGCGGGGATCGTGGCCCCCGGCCAGAATCAACAGCGGCGCTTTGATGCGGTCCACAAAATAAATCGGCGAGCGGTCTTGCCACAATGTCTTGTTCTTCACCGGATCACCCATCGTCGCCAGATCGTATTCACGCAGCACCGGGTCTTCGTTCTCCACTTCCGTAAAATAATTCACGAAAGGAACAATAGGCACGCCCGCCGCCCACACCTCGGGCGCCTTGGTCACCGCCATCATGCTCATGTACCCGCCGTAGCTGCCGCCCATCACAATCAGTTTCTTGGGATCGGGAAATCCGGTCTTCAAAATAAAGTCGGCGGCCGCCAGCACGTCCTGCAGATCGCCGCCTCCCATGTCGAAGAAATTGGCCTGCTGAAATTCCTTGCCGAAGCCGGTTGACCCGCGATAATTCGGCGCGATCACCAGATACCCCTGGTTCACCAGGTACTGCACCCCGCGGTTAAAGCCGTTCATGGTTTGCGACGCCGGGCCGCCATGCACGTACACCACCGCCGCATTCTGCTTATTGCGCTGCGCATTGTAGGGGACATAAACCAAAGCCGAGATTTGCCACTTACCGTCGCGGCTTGGGTAGTGCACCAGAAATGGTGCAA
Coding sequences within:
- the mutS gene encoding DNA mismatch repair protein MutS — encoded protein: MTEPSTPLMRQYTAIKKEHPQALLFFRLGDFYELFFEDAVVAARELQITLTARNKEKGNAVPMCGVPYHSAEGYISKLIRKGFKVAICDQMEDARLAKKLVRREVTRVVTPGTAADSSLGSEENNFLAALAKVGNAVGFAALDLSTGEFRATEFQGADAERRIRDELQQLRPRELLFGSSAPLFEVSPVRNGNPQARQKTAPASLPRMAGDGIVSWAETPLDDWIFAPDHAIPLVENHFGVLSLEGFGLAGKPAAATAAGAILHYARSTQRGTLDHIDRIGFYERQNCLVLDAVTVRNLELTEPLFAGAADGVTLFRAVDATVTPMGKRLLRAWMLRPSVDVSEINGRLDAVEAAVKDTVAREDMRRALQGILDLERLLSRVTLETANPRDVLALAASLAKIPAVKAALGQLSAERLRSLHAALDELANLRHRIDTTIVPEPPLSFADGGVIRSGVDAALDELRDLSRNSKQYLAQVEQRERQRTGIASLKVKFNSVFGYYLEISKANQHLAPQDYERKQTLVNAERFTTPELKEYEAKILDAQEKIVEIERRLFTELRGAIATEARRIRQTALAIAEADLLAAFAHVAAVRNYCRPKFDDGGDIEIVEGRHPVIEQPELTTSSERFIANDLYLNPTTDTILILTGPNMGGKSTYLRQAALIVILAQMGSFVPARAARLGVIDRVFTRIGASDNLARGRSTFMVEMTETAAILHTATPRSLVLLDEVGRGTATYDGLAIAWAAIEYLQARTRAKTLFATHYHELTELAEKLSGVKNYHVSVKETGGGIVFLRKVEPGPADRSYGIEVAKLAGLPLEVIHRAREVLAEHESAEHRLTGELAGDEAARSTVQLTMFTPLSEKILEQLRAADLDRLTPLEAMNLLAELKKQVAG
- the ccsA gene encoding cytochrome c biogenesis protein CcsA is translated as MVFYAMGMVYALLLLTRRSDLLARLALPAVALGMVFHFVSLTETALLERQLTLASLHNSESLLAFVIILFFMIVYARYRTSTPGIVVFPLVFLLTFAAAMSQQEILLSTPFVRSGWIFLHIALIFIGYAALFLSFAASLLYLIQERTLKAKQPSGILGRLPALQTIDEIGYRSLLLGFPFMTLGLMAGSVVAQSKYGAMYFHDPKIVLSLLMWAVYVVLLYTRWSSGWRGRRAAYLATCAFAAAVIAWAANYFSAVHGFVSP
- the hemA gene encoding glutamyl-tRNA reductase, with protein sequence MSFLLLGVNHNTAPVEVRERLAVPESRLPEAMRRLAHSPGVEEGLVLSTCNRVELLVSAKNGSTDLRAFLREFFELDPAVYASHLYELREGEAIRHLFRVASSLDSMVVGEPQILGQVKEAYAMARAVGAIHSHLDALLTRSFAVAKRVRSETAVGSSAVSVASVAVELAKKIFGSLHGRAVYLVGAGKMSELAARHLVAHGAASIFVANRTYQHAQELAAKFGGQVMLFEQLYETADRADIVITSTGAPHAIFRREHGELFLMRRRNRPMFFIDIAVPRDVDPEINKLDGIFVYDIDDLQSAVASHVADRRKEAERAEAIVDAEVERFQARLKTVDVVPTIVSLHDHLETIRQAEIDRVRGRLGPLSPEQEMAIETLTRGIVNKVLHTPISALKTAARDPQATTLIELVRKLFNLQEESQARATAASRSETSKRSGTDS
- the hemC gene encoding hydroxymethylbilane synthase codes for the protein MATLRIGSRGSQLALWQANHVADQLRQRGHQVEIEVIHTTGDKVIEIPLVKVGTKGMFTKEIEQALVEGRVDLAVHSLKDLPTDLLPGFELAAITPREDPHDAFVSQKFNRFADLPKNARVGTSSLRREAQVRALRRDLEVRPLRGNVDTRLRKLQFSEYDAIILAAAGLRRLAHTGMLREIFSAEVMCPAAGQGALAIEVRAGDAAVREHLVFLDDPAARATTSCERALLRRLGGGCQVPIGALAEMRGKQLLLRAVVARPDGSRILREAQTGSDAEKLGDAVAQALLRAGADAILQEIYGLAAATPQQP
- a CDS encoding uroporphyrinogen-III synthase; its protein translation is MNHLHGRRILVSRAREQASELSSKLRALGAEVLEIPFIEIRPPRSFQKLDNALRRIQQYDWLILTSVNGVKALFTRLEQLAIAPQQIRELQIAAIGPATRAAIEQQGLKVTVVPQEYVAESVVRSLRAKVRGKRALLVRAKVARDVIPRRLREAGAKVDVVEAYETIAPKKSAAELKRVLADPAHAPHVITFTSSSTARNFLALLGARANRSVLDGIKLASIGPVTSATLRDLGLRVDIEAREFTMQGLVKAIAAS